The Lonchura striata isolate bLonStr1 chromosome 11, bLonStr1.mat, whole genome shotgun sequence DNA segment ACAGAGGAAGTGGGAGTGTGGCACTGAAAGTTGTGAGCAGATGAGGACTGTGGTCCTCCAGAgaagctgggatttgggatgtaaGGGTTTATCCCTGAGGACTTGGACTCTGGTAAAGTAAAAGTTTGCCAACCTAAAGCTGAACAATTAGGTCTGATAACAGGCAGACTGAGCCATCAGGGTGAAATGGTCAGGAGAAAgaattccagctccaggtgtGCTTAGCAGAGATGGAAATACTGAAATTCTTGTTTGCATCACAGGGAGATCCCACTTAGAATGACATGTGCCCTTCTCACTGTGATGAAAAGAATTTGAAAAACTTGTAGGGAGGGTGTTTGGGGAAATGAGCAATGTGTTTGTATGGAACCATTTGACAAGTTTTTGTATTTAGCAAATAGAGCAAAGCCCAGACAAGCTGTGGTTGCTTTCTGTAAATACCCCAGCCTAAACACCACTGGGAGAAGACACTAATAAGCTAATGGAGAATGCTGGCACATGGACACCACTGTCAGCTGACCACTAATTCCTTCCGAAAATCAGAAGGCACTTTCTAACCATTAGGAGTGAGTTTCTGGAAGAAAAGCCCAATGAAAGGGACAATGTGCAGGAACAATTAACTTTATCATGGGCTTAGATAACGTAATTTCCCTCCTAGAAACTGTTTCCTTAGGGTGTTTAGCATGGGACTTGGCCATCCAGGACCATTCCTACTGCATTTCTATGCTAAGAATGTAATACATGGGAACACTGTAGtataaaatatcaaaatatggTGGCTtgataaggaaaacaaaactgaaattaataacACAACCTGAATGGTTGTTAAAGCTGTTTCAgttcataattttatttaaagagtGATACTTACCCAGACTGGCAGAAATGCAGAAGGGGTGAGGACTCTTAGGCGCCTGCTGACATTCCAAGCTGTCCTCGTGCCTGTGTTCAAGAGGAGCTGCAATGGCCCAATTAAGTAGAGGAAATAGCTGACTTCAAGGAGGAAGGTATTATTTTCTCCTTATAATTGGGACACATTAATCCGGTGCTGGAAACCATTCAGAACATAAGCAGAGTGGGATTCAGACATGGTAAGGAAAAAACCTGGCTGAGGAATTAAAGGGATCCCTCTGTTGTTAAATGAATTAAAGGTGGGCTTTGCACTGAATTACAAAAACAGGTTTGAGGAAATATTTAACAGATACATGATGCATCCTATTGGGAAAAGGAAATGGTGAATGTGGATTGCTTTTCTTGCTTCGAGAAGCTTCTGTCACTGCTGGGTGATAGCAAGACAGAGCTGTGCAAAGGGAGCTGTCAACTTTTCCTTCCTAAGAACTTGTGTGTCCCAGTGAGTACAAACATGATGTCATCTAAACCCGTGGTCCAAACCTGCCAAAACAGTTGAAGAAGTGACTTGCCAGTGGCAGAGGAAAGCTGTGGCTGTTTGCCAGGGGTGGTGATGCAAGCGGTGCCCTGTCCCCTGCACTGGGTTTATCAGGACGTAGCATCTCcgtgccagcagagctggtcaGCAGTGACCTGGCACGTAGGAAAGCAGCCTGCTGTTTGCATTCAGGGGCCTCACCTACCTGCACTTGTGATCTTCCCTCACAGGAGAGGTTAACAGAGGGTGCTTTCTGCAACTCGTGTGCTTGGCCGGCTGCGTGCTGAGTCAGCTGGCACGGGCAGCTGGGAAGATGTTTGTTTTGATGAAGAATTCTGCACAAGGCCGTGCTTGAAGCCAACGTTTTTTTCGATTTTCATTTATGGAGGGAGTTTAAAAGGTGCTGCTCTGCCCTTCCAGTCAGAGCAAAGAGTTGCTCTGCattatttaaacaaaagctGCAGATGGGAGTGTTTCTGCTGCTAGACTGAGCTCCACGGGGGGTGGTGTCATTGAGTGTTCTTGGTGCACTCCTTGCTTTGCTGTACTACACAGAGTCTCTAATGCTGTGTTGTGGTGTCTTAACAGTTAATGATGTGTGTTACTGAGCaagtaattgtttttttctaattaaacaAAGACACAGTGTTTGCTGTCACCTGAGTGTGCACTTTTTTGCTTGGACTGGCATTGATTCACTGCTGAACTTCGTTATTGGCCTTTCTTCTCAATgatttaatcttatttttcttccctttccttcacTACTAGTTTGGAACCTTATCATCCTTAAGGCCGTAGGATCACCCAATGTGACTCTGGTTGTGAGCACATTTCATCCACTGTTCTGCCTCTTGGTACTGAGTTTTAAGTTACAATGAAACTTGCACCTTTCAACTCAGCATTACAAGATAATGCAGTGAATCCTCGTgatgctgtttttcctgcaggatCTGGACTTTGAACCTTCTGTCAGTCTCTTGTCAAGCATAGCTGAATCCTTCCAATTAGTTTGCTTGGCACTGGTGCTGGGATGAGTCAAGCTGAGCCAGGGAATGGTGGATCCAGTGGTGAGGCTCAGCGATCCCCTGGCAGCTTTTTTGAGCAGTTTCAGTCTGTGGCCTCCTGTGTGCAGgagccacagcagcagtggggacTGCAGAAGGGCAGAGAGCTGTGGCTCAGCAAACACTTCAAACTGGCTGGCAGGGTGATGGTGGCCTTGTGGGTTCTTTGGTTTGGTTCTCTTTTCATTCACAAAATTTTCTGCCCCAGTGGGGAGCAAAGGCATGAGGAGTGTAAAGTGAAAGCAGAGTCTGCTGCTTACCCTGTGTTTTGGACTTCTTCAGCAAAGCAGATTTCAGTTGTGTGGTTGTAGggtttgtgttttgctttttacttCTAGTATTATCTAAGGAAACAGAACTGGTCACCAATGTTTGCAGTGACAACCATGTATGTTGTTTCTAAAAGAGGAATGTTGTTCCAAACTGTGCAAAGGAGGCTGAAATATAACCATTGAAAATCAAGTCTAACATCTGTTCAAAATGCTGGTGAATGTGGCAGCTCTGGTTTTCCAGAAATATTGAGTTTTGGACAGCAGATCCATGACAAGGATGGTGCTGTTGCCATTCTTTTCCTTCATGCTTCATTCTTCAAAAGAAATACTTCTTGTGTCTGATTTTCAATGTGTCATCTACATCTGGAGTCTGAGTCTGATATAATTTTTGTCTTGCAGTTGTACTTATTGGAGACTCTGGAGTAGGCAAGAGCAACCTCCTGTCTCGATTCACTCGCAATGAGTTTAACTTGGAAAGCAAAAGCACCATTGGAGTGGAGTTTGCAACGAGGAGCATCCAGGTGGATGGGAAGACAATAAAGGCTCAGatctgggacacagcggggCAGGAGCGATACCGAGCCATAACCTCAGCGTAAGTGCAGCCCGGGTGGCTGAGGACAAGCTTTGGCTGAGGAGGGCAATTTTGGGCCCTTCCAGTTCCTcaccagctgcaaacaggggTGTTAGTGTTTTATTGGGTAATACCCCAACCTCTGGTGGTAGGAAGGTTAAATATTATTCACCCAGAAACTTGATCTGGCGTGTTCCTGCACAGACTGATTTCCTTTGCAGTGCTCTCATGACACGTAACTGGGGGCATTTCAAATTTAGAATGCAAGAGCTGTGAGAGACTCATTTCCATGGAAGTGAATGATAAAGGAATATCAGTGTTCCTGGTTGTTTTATCAGTGGTAACCTGAGAGCTGAAACCTTCCTGTAGCAGCCAGGAGACTGCTCACTTGTGTGCTTGTTTAGTTGTTAAAAACCAGCGTAGCTAAAGCTGGATTTCAGTAGAACTGGAGGGGATTATGGGGTGGGAGAACACAGCCTGTTTCCTTTTGAATGCTTTGCTGGGGCTCTCTCTTGAAAGGAGCTGTGGCCTTTGGTAAAGGAAGTAGATCACGCTGACATTTTTATGACCCAGTGAGTCACTCTACAGTCTCCCTATCAttctgggctgtgcctgtgctgcacCCACAGTGATGGGTGGGGGAGAATTTTTGGGAGTGGATCAGAGGTGGAAGGTGACAGCAGCTTCCCACAGAGCTTAGAGTTTCATGTCTAGGATGAAGGGTTTCCCCAGAGCCATGGGGTTTGCCTTGCTCCCAGACTCTGAGCTGGCCCTGTGGTGTAACTTCGGCTGCTCTGCTTCCTTGTGTCCTGTCCCACTGGGGAATTGCCCTGGGCACCGTTTGCACCGCTGGCctagccagagctgctccccaccATGGCACAGCCTCCTGTGAGCTGAGGGTGTGTGGCTGgctgtcccctgccccaggTACTACCGTGGAGCCGTGGGGGCACTGCTGGTGTACGACATCGCCAAGCACCTCACGTACGAGAACGTGGAGCGGTGGCTGAAGGAGCTGCGGGACCACGCTGACAGCAACATCGTCATCATGCTCGTGGGCAACAAGAGCGACCTGCGCCACCTCAGGGCCGTCCCCACCGACGAGGCCAGAGCTTTCGCAGGTGGGGAACTCGGGAATGTCCTGCTGCTGTCCGGGGCTCTGCCCAGCTGGCCTGGGGAGGGTgtgggcaggaggagaaaaccTGCGGCtggtcgtgtccctcagtgtcacGTGTCACAGTCAGAAAGCAGATCTTGTAGAACATGCATGTTGTTTCAAGAATCAGCCAGAGGCACCTGAACATCTTAAACCGGATTTATTCTCTTGGCTGGGCACCGTTTGTCTTGCAGAAACTGTGCCTGTGGCTTTAGGTTTGAGTTTCTGGT contains these protein-coding regions:
- the RAB11A gene encoding ras-related protein Rab-11A, coding for MGTRDDEYDYLFKVVLIGDSGVGKSNLLSRFTRNEFNLESKSTIGVEFATRSIQVDGKTIKAQIWDTAGQERYRAITSAYYRGAVGALLVYDIAKHLTYENVERWLKELRDHADSNIVIMLVGNKSDLRHLRAVPTDEARAFAEKNGLSFIETSALDSTNVEAAFQTILTEIYRIVSQKQMSDRRENDMSPSNNVVPIHVPPTTENKPKMQCCQNI